The genomic segment CTTCGAATCGCCGACGCGGCCCCGCCGCTGGGCGACCGGAAGAATATGGCCTACAGGGGGACCCGGGTTACCTATGGCCGTGGTCTCGGGGTGGTGGTCGCAACCGGCATGGCCACGGAGATGGGCCGGATCGCCGGCCTGCTTGAGGAGACGGAGGAGCTGAAGACCCCGCTCCAGCGCCGATTGGCCCGGGTGGGCCGTAATCTGGCTGTTGCCGCCATCCTGATCTGCGCGGTTGTTTTTGTTTTCGGTATCCTCCGGGGCGAGGATGTCATGCTCATGTTTCTCACCGCGGTGAGTCTGGCCGTGGCCGCGGTGCCCGAGGCCCTGCCAGCGGTGGTTACCATCAGCCTGGCCATCGGCGCCCGGCAGATGATCAAACACCAGGCCCTGATCCGCCGGCTGCCCGCCGTGGAAACCCTGGGCTCCACCACGGTCATCTGTACTGATAAGACCGGGACCCTGACCTTGAACCAGATGACCGTGGAGCAGCTGCTGGACGCGGATTTCCAGCCAATAACGGAAGTTCCTCCCCAGGTGCGGGATACCCCCCACGTCTCTCCCCTGGGTCGGTTGCTGCTGGCCATGGCGCTCAGCAATGATGTCAAGCCGGATGAGAACGGCGAACCGGTGGGCGATCCCACCGAGGTGGCGATCTATCAGAAGGCCGCTGAACTGGGCTTTGCCAAGGAGGGGCTGGTCGACCGCTACCCCCGGGTGGCGGAGATCCCCTTCAGTTCCGAACGGCAGGCCATGACCACTGTACATCAGACCCCGGACGGTGATTTTCTTGTCTTTACCAAGGGCGGATTTGAAGCGGTCACGGACAAATGCAACGATATTGATACCCGGACCGCTGAACAACGGCTTGCCGAGATGGCTGGGGCCGGTCTGCGCACCTTGGCATACGGTTGTCGCAACCTGGATGTCCTGCCAAGGGAACTGCTCCCGGAACAGGTGGAGAACGGGCTGGCCTTCCTCGGCCTGAGCGGGGCCCTGGACCCGCCGCGGCCCGAGGCGGGTGAAGCGGTGCGGACCTGTGTTGCCGCCGGTATCCGTCCGGTGATGATCACCGGAGATCATCCGCTTACCGCGGCTAACATTGCCTTGCGGCTGGGGATCATCGACAGTCGGGAGGCCCGGGTGGTGACGGGCCGGGAGCTTGCTGAAATGGCGCCGGCCGAATTGGTGGAGGTTGTTGACCGGGTTGCGGTCTACGCCCGGGTGGCGCCGGAACAGAAGCTCAAGCTGGTGGCGGCCCTGCAGCAGCGGGGCGAGGCAGTGGCCATGACCGGCGACGGAGTCAACGACGCCCCGGCCCTGAAAAAGGCCGATATCGGTATCTCCATGGGGATTACCGGCACCGACGTGGCCAAGGAGGCCTCCAGCATGATCCTCCTGGACGATAATTTTGCCACCATTGTCCGGGCGGTCCGCGAGGGCAGGAAGATCTACGACAATATCTGCAAGTTCGTCAAATATACCCTGACCAGCAATGCCGGCGAGATCTGGACCATCTTTCTCGCCCCCTTTTTCGGCATGCCGATCCCGCTCCTGCCGATCCATATCCTCTGGATCAACCTGGTGACCGACGGCGCTCCCGGCCTGGCCCTGACCGCCGAACCGGCGGAGGCGGAAATAATGCATCGGCCGCCGCGGCCCCCGGATGAAAGTTTTTTTGCCCGGGGATTGTGGCAGCAGATCATCTGGGTCGGAGTACTGATGGGCGGGGTCTGTCTGTTTACCCTGAAGATCGCCCTGGTCAACGGCTGGCACTGGCAGACCATGGTCTTTACGGTGCTCTGCCTGTCCCAGTTCGGCAACTCGCTGGCGATCCGTTCCGACCGGGATTCCCTGTTCAAACAGGGCCTGCTCTCCAATCCCTTTCTCTTCTGGGCCGTGCTGATCAGTGTCGGGCTGCAGCTGGCGATAATCTATGTGCCGGTGCTGCAATCGATCTTTCACACCCAGGCCCTGGGCCCCACTGAACTGCTGATCGCCCTCGGGCTGTCGACCCTGGTATTCTGGGGGGTGGAGCTGGAGAAACTGCTGGTGCGCCGGGGATGGATCCATTACTGATCCAGGTCTCGGCCATCGGCTTGAGCCTGTTCACCATCAAAAAAGAGTTCTTGTGACCTGATTGTGCCGGTCATGCGTCCTCTATTAACGGAAGAAGAATACTCATGATGGATGACGATGGACGGTTATTGTCCATGAATCCGGGGAGGTTGTAACGATGTCCGTATTTGTTGTCATTCAGAGCTGGTTCGCGGGATTTGCACCAGCCGACTGGGCCGGGCTGGCCTTTTTTCTGGCCGGTCTTTTCGGCTACCGCTTCTTTCTCGCCCAGATGCTGAAGTATCGGCCAACCGATCTTTTTCTCGGCAAGTTACAGAAATACCGCACCGCCTGGATCGAGGCCCATTCGGGCGGAACGGACAACATGGTGGTGGTTCAGACCCTGCGCAACACCATCATGAGCGCCTCTTTCCTGGCCTCCACCGCGGTGATCCTGATCATGGGCGCCTTCAACCTGCTCCATACCCTGGGCCGGGCCGGGGCTGCGTTGGAACCGACCGTCGAGGTGGTCAAGATCCTGTTGATTATTCTCCTGCTCTTTTATACCTTTTTCAATTTTACCTGGTATATCCGCGAGACCAATTACATGTCCTTTATCCTCAACATCCCCAAGGATCGCCTGGATCAAATCGAGGACGGTGATTCCACCGCCCGGATCGCCCAGATGTTCCTCACCTCCGGGATCTATTTCTCCCTGGGCATGCGCGGTTATTATTTCCTGGTTCCCCTGCTGCTCTGGTTCTTCAGCCCGGTCCTGATGATCGGCGCCACCGGGGCCATCCTTTACATCCTGCTGCGTCGCGACCTGGCCGGCGGGTAAGTCGCGCGGGTTCCGGCAACCGGATGATAGCTGTTGCCGCCGGGGCGTTCAGCAGGTGGAGTAACCGCAGCTGATGCATTGATTGCAGCCGCCGTTGCGGCGCATGGTCAGCTTGCCGCAGGTGGGGCAGGAGCTATAGGTGGAGGGCTCGACATAGGGTTCCGGCTCCTCCTGTTCGTCCGGGGTGACCGCGCAGTTGTCAAGCACCTTGGCCAGGGCCGCCGGGATGGAGAAGACCCGGCCCAGTCGCAGGTTCTGCCACACTGCGTCCGATGAGATGTCCGCCAGGGTGCGGGCGATCTTGCCCATCAACCGGTAATCGTGCTGCAGGGCCACCGAGATCACCCGGCCCAGGGCCTCGCACATCCCGTGGATGGTGGAGCCGGACTTGGTGGTGTTGAGGAATATTTCGCGGACATGGCCCTGGCTGCCCCGGTTGGCGGTAACATAGAGAGAAGAGGGGCCGGTGAACTTGAAGGTGTGGCCGGAACGCTCGGGCAGATCGGAAAAGTCGTGGTCCGGAACCGGTTCCTTGATGGCGGAATCGCTGAGCACCCCGGTCATCGAGGAGTCTCGGAACATGGTGACCCCTTTCAGTTTGCTCTTGCGGGCCACGAAAAGCATGTTCTTGATCTCGTCCACCGTGGTTTCGGCCGGCAGGTTGATGGTCTTGGACACCGCGGTATGGTTGAAGGTCTGGCAGGCCTCCAGGATCCGGATCTGCTGGAGCGGGGTGATCTTGTGGGCGGTCTGTCCCTCGATCCAGGCCAGCTTGTCCTTTTCATAGCCGTAGAACTCCAGGGGGACCAGGGTGAATTCCTTCCATGAGTCGTCGGCATCCTTGACCTTGCGGGTCTGGATCATCGAGAAGTAGGGCTCAACCCCGGTGCAGGCGGTGCGCAGCAGCTGGGAGATCGAGCCGGTGGGGGCCTGGGAGGTGGTCACTGAATTGTACAGACCGCCCAGTTTCTTGACCGTGGTAAAAAGTTTGTTGATCCGGTTCTGCCAGGTGATTTTTTTCGGCATGGCTGATTTTACGAAATCAACGGCCTCCTGGTGGATCTTGTCCACATACTCCATGTTCCATTCCCGGGCCTCCAGTTTTTTTCCGGTCCTGGCGCTGAAGGCGGCATAGTCCAGGCTGCCCTGCATGGAGCCGGTCATCAGGGCCAACTGGGTGGCCTTGGCAAACAGCGGCGCCTTGTTTTCATCGCCATAGGAGATGTCAAAGGCGTTCATCGCATGGTGCAGGCCGGTAAAGCCGATGCCGATGGGCCGGAACTTGAGGGTGTTCTCCTTGATCCGTTCAATGGGCGGGAAACCGCCCATGTCCAGGATCTCGTTGCCGGCAACGGCGGCCAAACGGGCCGTCTCGTAAACCTTTTCCAGGTACACGCCCTGGTTGGCGCCCAGGCAACTCGGCAGACTGACGGTGAGCAGGTTGCAGGCGGTATCCTTGGTGGAGAGATATTCGCCGCAGGGGTTGGAATAGACCGGGTTGTAGCGGCGGGGCACCGGGGTGTTGTCCAGGCTTTTCTGGGTAAAGAGCAGGCCGGGATCGCCTGATTTCCAGATGTACTCGGCAATCAACTGGATCAGCTCCTCCTGGTCCCAGAACCGTTCGTCAGTAACGTTGACCGACACGTTGCAGCCGCTGTAGAGCCCCGGGCAGTCGCCCTTGAAGGTGATCAGCTCCTTGATGTCCTTGATGTCCCAGTCGGCCTGGATCATCAGGGCGCCGCGCCGCTTGCCGCCCTGGCTGATCCGGGCCGAGAGCTGGGAGTAGCCCTTGGCAAAGGAGACCGGTCCCGAGGCCAGTCCCTGGCCGTGATCCACCATGGAGCCCCGGGGCCGGATCCTGGAGATGTCGATGCCGCCGCCGCCGGAATGCTGAAAGATGGTGACCAGGTCGCGCTCCATGTCAAAGATTTCCCTGGTGGAGTCACCCACCCGGCCCAATGGATAGCAGGAATAATACCCCTTGCGTCTGGTATGGGGGTTGCCGCCGTTCATCAGAAAGGGAGTGGCGGTGATGAAGCGACCGGCCTTCAAGGCATCGCTGACCCCGGGATAGGTGAACTCACCGCTGATCCGGTCAATGACCTGGGAGAGACGTTCTTCCAGCGGCTGGCCGGTTTCCGGGTCCCGGACCGCATACCGCTCGCGGATCAGATAGGTCTCGAACCGGTTCCATTCCTTGACAGCGGCTTGCCGGGAGATGGGCAGTTTCATCAATGTGCTCTCCTTTAGATTGTTTACGGTGGATAGGGACTTGACGGCCGGGATGGTACGGGTGAAGTTGTCCGGGAGTAACCACTCACAGGGTGGCGCGATCACCTGTCGCGTACACTCCTTGCCCTGTAAGCTCTCACAGGTGCCGGAGATGCGCGAAAGAGGCCTGTTCGCTATACACCGGGTATGCGGACAGGCCGATGACAAAGCAGATTCGGTGCCTGTGAGAGCTTACGTCCGGGAAAGGTGGAACAGACGCGGCAGGAGCGGAGATGCGATTGTTTCCCCGCAACCGTTGCGGTCGGAACGTCCCGTGGGCAGGCGTAACTATAGGCCAAAGTCGCTTGTGTGTCAAAGCAAAATGAACCACAAGATGTAGTGGTGGGTTTTTTAATCGTCACTGCATCGGCCCCATCTTACCATTGGGAATCAAGCGGGCGGCAAGAGAAATGCCGGGTTTGCGGCACCGGTCCCGGCCGTGAAAAAAAAGAGGGGCCCGGCTGTTGCCGCGCCCCTCTGCTGCCGCATGTCAGATATTAAACCGGTTGGGCAATTACTCTTCAACCACCGTTGAGATGGTGGCGGTCACCCGCCGGTTCTTGATCCGGCCTTCCCGGGTATCGTTGGAGGCAACCGGGTTTGCCTCGCCATAGCCCTTGGCTCGCAGCCTGGTTCCGTTGATGCCGAACTCCTTGATCAGGTAGTTGCGGATGCTGTCGGCCCGCCGCTGGGATAGCCCGAGATTGTACCGGGCCGGGCCCATGGAGCAGGTGTAGCCCTTCAGAAAGACGCTGACCCGCGGGTATTTTTTCATGAAATCAGCCACCGCCCGGAGGCGGTCATGGTATATCGGCTTGACATCGGCCTTGTCGAAATCAAAGTTCACCAGCAGGTTGATGGACACGGGTTCCATGATCTCGATCCGGCAGCCCTTGCTGTCGACCTTGAGCCCGTACAGGGTGTTGGGGCACTCGTCCCTGGAGTTTCTCACTCCGTCGCGGTCGTCGTCTCC from the Desulfobacterales bacterium genome contains:
- a CDS encoding cation-translocating P-type ATPase, coding for RALFNPSPKGLTSTEAARRLERYGLNELREAAKRSPLAMLLDQFRDPMIILLLVAAVVSGVIGESQDTIVILVIVILNSIIGFVQEYRAEKAMAALKAMAAPWAVVIRDGVVTRIAARDLVAGDLVELEAGMIVPADLRLVETSVLKIDEAPLTGESVPVEKNTLRIADAAPPLGDRKNMAYRGTRVTYGRGLGVVVATGMATEMGRIAGLLEETEELKTPLQRRLARVGRNLAVAAILICAVVFVFGILRGEDVMLMFLTAVSLAVAAVPEALPAVVTISLAIGARQMIKHQALIRRLPAVETLGSTTVICTDKTGTLTLNQMTVEQLLDADFQPITEVPPQVRDTPHVSPLGRLLLAMALSNDVKPDENGEPVGDPTEVAIYQKAAELGFAKEGLVDRYPRVAEIPFSSERQAMTTVHQTPDGDFLVFTKGGFEAVTDKCNDIDTRTAEQRLAEMAGAGLRTLAYGCRNLDVLPRELLPEQVENGLAFLGLSGALDPPRPEAGEAVRTCVAAGIRPVMITGDHPLTAANIALRLGIIDSREARVVTGRELAEMAPAELVEVVDRVAVYARVAPEQKLKLVAALQQRGEAVAMTGDGVNDAPALKKADIGISMGITGTDVAKEASSMILLDDNFATIVRAVREGRKIYDNICKFVKYTLTSNAGEIWTIFLAPFFGMPIPLLPIHILWINLVTDGAPGLALTAEPAEAEIMHRPPRPPDESFFARGLWQQIIWVGVLMGGVCLFTLKIALVNGWHWQTMVFTVLCLSQFGNSLAIRSDRDSLFKQGLLSNPFLFWAVLISVGLQLAIIYVPVLQSIFHTQALGPTELLIALGLSTLVFWGVELEKLLVRRGWIHY
- a CDS encoding DUF599 domain-containing protein, giving the protein MSVFVVIQSWFAGFAPADWAGLAFFLAGLFGYRFFLAQMLKYRPTDLFLGKLQKYRTAWIEAHSGGTDNMVVVQTLRNTIMSASFLASTAVILIMGAFNLLHTLGRAGAALEPTVEVVKILLIILLLFYTFFNFTWYIRETNYMSFILNIPKDRLDQIEDGDSTARIAQMFLTSGIYFSLGMRGYYFLVPLLLWFFSPVLMIGATGAILYILLRRDLAGG